A stretch of DNA from Carya illinoinensis cultivar Pawnee chromosome 12, C.illinoinensisPawnee_v1, whole genome shotgun sequence:
TTACAATTTCACgattgtatgtaacattgctcttTGAACAATCCAATTTGGGGGTTGGAGATTGTGGCAAACAcaagtttgaactttgaattGAGTTTCCCGTTACTTGTGCACTGGGACCAGTTACGTCCTGAGTAACGTTAATGTGCCCGGAAAATACACCATATATGCATGTATTGTAAATCGACGGTTTTTCAAGTTTTGGGCCATATGGAtagaaagttttttaaaaaatatgaatggcATGTTCAGTGAAACGTAAATGTTCTCTCTATGAACGAACCCTCTCTTCTCTTGCAAACATTCGCAAGAAATGTGCATGAATGGGCTGCTGCTCTCTATAACATAATCAGAAACTAGTCCATGTTAGAAGTGTTGTACTTTGGAGGGAAAGCACTTAAAGAGTACCCGTTAATCTTTATAAAGGCGGCCAAATTCCCTAATAAAAGAAaggatatttaataaataactcCCATTTTCCATTTGGACAATGTTCTGGGATCAAAAGAAACTTGTGGGAAAAGGTTCAACAGTTCGATGTGCTTCTTTAGCGGTCACCCCTCTCTCTGCAAGCAAATCTTGACGATGAAAATCTTCAGGAGAGATATAGATTTGCTCTAGGAAGCAATCCAGTACCTTGGAAGAAAAGCAAGAATAAGAATACACGAGAACGATTAAGATTACAATGAAGAAACTATTGAAGATAATCGATAAATATTTGGCCAAAATGCTGCACTGATCAGTTTTTTATGATACGAAAGTCTAACGCAACACAAAAGGAACTATAATCACAAAGACATTATGATCAAATTAGCCTATTTTCTCATTGAGCATAACTTGTATGCATTTGGTTGTATAGGATCTCAGACAAACAAATTTGagctaaaacaaaaaattttagatCGTAAGACCTAAATATGCAGACACTACCAAGGAAGCATTTCAGGAGCcagtaaaaattaattttactagAGAAATTGGAAGAGAAAGATGGATTCTGCAATTCATAGCTGGTCCAAGTTTTGGTATTAGCATAAGAGTAGAGAATCCAAATATCCTTATTACTTCTATCTTAAATGCATAGCGCTTCAAGAATATTTTTGCAAATTATATAACCGGATCATGTCTATTCACTGCCACTGGCAATGAAAACTAAAAGTAAAGATGATGATCAAACTAGGAAAAGAAATTGCGATTATGGTTTTAGAAATGTACGAATTTTACCTGAGATGTAGTATTGTTTCTTCAGAGCTTGACCTCCACATCAACACCAGCAGGAAGATCAAGTTGCATCAGAGAATCAATTGTTTGTGCAGTTGGATAAAGAATATCAATGAGGCGCTGGTGGGTCCGGATCTCAAAATGGAACCTGGCATCCTTGTGCACATGCGGTGATTTGAGAACACAATAGATTCTCTTCTTGGTTGGTAATGGAACAGGACCCATAGTTTTTGCATTGGTAGTCCTTGCAGCATCCATTATCTGCTTGCAGGAGTCCTCTATTAACTTCACCCAGTATGATCTAAGTTTAATTCTAATTTTCTGCTTTGGTGCCATCTGCAAAACAAAATCTCGTTTGCAGAGATGGTCAAGATTCTGATTGAAACACACAATATAGATACATACACACATagttcaaaagaaaaaagatttaatTTGATCAGTCACATCGAGGACAGTTTCTAGTCAGCACTGTGGTTACATTCCTGTAGGCCTTGTAATTAGTCTGAGATAGACTGGTGATAGTGAACGGCATGAATTAAATCAGcaaaaaagtaaggaaaataaTCTATCTTTGCCACTTGCCACCTGGCATGGCGCTGAATGATAACTAGTTAGTAACAGTTTTTTGATAGATAAGTAATGGTTTTGTAAGAGAATGAGAGTAGATTGTCGAGATTCAAAGAAATTAGTTCTGACCTCAATCAGAATCTACAAGAACATTTTCAGattaatcaaaaaagaaaatggaaaatgaaCTCGACTTGACTAATCTCAATCCTCTGAGAAACAAACGATCcacttaattttaaattataatattttaagatgACCTACTAGTAACCAATTCATTGTCCCTCACACTGATCGGCCACATGTTCAAcacatttgaaaaaagaaaagaatatttgcAGTACCTTGAAACAAATGTCTTCTTCTGTTTCTTCACAGATTTCTTTAGCAGTGAAAGTTACTCTCATGGAATTACATCCAATTGCACTCAGTATCACACAGCCATTTCAAAGAGTTTGTCATCCCAACACAAATCGACCCGGTCA
This window harbors:
- the LOC122290451 gene encoding 30S ribosomal protein S10, chloroplastic is translated as MAISSFSASLVPSIPLSNSSPFNSKPALSYVPFYAAKTLKVQAFKPSLSSTRVYATPEVLESPEALDPPPEILDGSEPTSFEVGGSETPSTSSLSIGADSDKMAPKQKIRIKLRSYWVKLIEDSCKQIMDAARTTNAKTMGPVPLPTKKRIYCVLKSPHVHKDARFHFEIRTHQRLIDILYPTAQTIDSLMQLDLPAGVDVEVKL